The genomic region GAGCTGGAAAAGCGCCGCATGGAAGGCAGCTATGCTCCCAGTGCAGCTCAGGCCCGCAAGGAGATCCTGGCAATGATTCCAGAGGGATCCTCGGTATACAGGTGCGGATCCATGACCCTTGTGTCCATGGGATTTTGGGAGGAAGTGGCCAAGATTCCTGGAGTTAGACTGATAGACCCCTTTGAACCCGGTCTCTCTCCGGAAGAATCGCTGGAGAGAAGAAGACAGGGGCTCCTGGCAGACATACTCGTGACCAGTTCCAATGCCGTGACCCTGGATGGAAAGCTGGTGAACCTAGATGGAATGGGAAACAGGGTGGCTGCCATGATCTTCGGGCCCAAGAAGGTGATCCTGGCCGTGGGCATGAACAAGGTGGTGGCCGATGTAGATGCAGCCATGGCTAGAGTCAAGCATTACTCGGCCCCTGTTAATACCATCAGGTTGGGTTTCAAGAACCCCTGTTTGGAGACCGGTCTTTGTGCTGACTGCCGCTCACCACAAAGGATCTGCAATGCCTGGACTGTGATCCAGAATCAAATGATCCAGGGGCGTATCCACGTGAAACTCATAGGGGAACACCTGGGTTACTGAGGAAGTGTGCCGTGCACCCTTGTGAGCAGTACCTGGAGGAGACCCCAGCCTAGTCCCCGCAGGCCACGGCAGCCT from bacterium harbors:
- a CDS encoding lactate utilization protein; amino-acid sequence: MLDAHQNSWNEKVARKIIAELEKRRMEGSYAPSAAQARKEILAMIPEGSSVYRCGSMTLVSMGFWEEVAKIPGVRLIDPFEPGLSPEESLERRRQGLLADILVTSSNAVTLDGKLVNLDGMGNRVAAMIFGPKKVILAVGMNKVVADVDAAMARVKHYSAPVNTIRLGFKNPCLETGLCADCRSPQRICNAWTVIQNQMIQGRIHVKLIGEHLGY